A stretch of Methylogaea oryzae DNA encodes these proteins:
- a CDS encoding class I SAM-dependent methyltransferase produces MVDNAHLLPPSGRALDLACGLGGNALLLARLGLRVHAWDISPVAVERLRLAAAEPGLAIDAEVRDAENAPWPQAFFDVIVVSRFLCRPLAGPIAAALKPGGLLFYQTFVGDKAEGIGPSNPDYLLERNELLRLFAGLRVIAYREEGLVGDMGRGFRNEAMLVAQQA; encoded by the coding sequence CGACAACGCCCACTTGCTGCCGCCCTCCGGCCGTGCCTTGGACTTGGCCTGCGGTTTGGGCGGCAACGCCCTGTTGCTGGCCCGGCTGGGCCTGCGAGTCCACGCTTGGGACATCTCCCCCGTCGCCGTCGAGCGTCTGCGCTTGGCCGCCGCCGAGCCAGGGCTGGCGATCGACGCCGAGGTTCGCGATGCGGAAAACGCGCCCTGGCCGCAGGCGTTTTTCGACGTGATCGTCGTCAGCCGCTTCCTCTGCCGCCCCCTGGCCGGACCCATCGCGGCGGCTCTCAAGCCCGGCGGCTTGTTGTTCTACCAGACTTTCGTTGGTGACAAGGCCGAAGGCATCGGCCCGAGCAATCCGGACTACCTGTTGGAACGCAACGAATTGCTGCGGTTGTTCGCCGGCCTGCGGGTGATCGCCTACCGGGAGGAAGGCCTGGTGGGCGACATGGGTCGGGGTTTCCGCAACGAGGCCATGCTGGTGGCGCAGCAGGCATGA
- a CDS encoding rhodanese-like domain-containing protein: protein MTAIKSLKPKEAYAALQGNPAALLIDVRDTLESNFVGHPVGAVNIPWKDWSNRQWQANPNFIAQVAERAPNKAAPLFLMCRSGQRSLEAAKALLEAGYTDLTNIEEGFEGGLDENKHRSTVSGWRCHGLPWQQS, encoded by the coding sequence ATGACCGCTATCAAATCCCTCAAGCCCAAAGAGGCCTACGCCGCCCTGCAAGGCAATCCCGCCGCGCTGCTCATCGACGTGCGCGATACGCTGGAATCCAACTTCGTCGGCCACCCGGTGGGGGCCGTCAATATCCCCTGGAAAGACTGGAGCAACCGCCAGTGGCAGGCCAATCCCAACTTCATCGCCCAAGTGGCCGAACGCGCCCCGAACAAAGCCGCGCCGCTGTTCCTCATGTGCCGCAGCGGCCAACGCTCCCTGGAAGCGGCCAAGGCCCTGCTGGAGGCCGGCTATACGGACCTCACCAACATCGAGGAAGGCTTCGAGGGCGGCCTGGACGAAAACAAGCACCGCAGCACGGTAAGCGGCTGGCGTTGCCACGGTTTGCCGTGGCAGCAGAGCTGA